One Paenarthrobacter aurescens TC1 DNA window includes the following coding sequences:
- the purB gene encoding adenylosuccinate lyase (identified by match to protein family HMM PF00206; match to protein family HMM TIGR00928), translating to MAESLRVSLASEPLALGALDGRYRAAVAPLVDYLSEAALNRDRVHVEVEWLIHLTSQSVLPGAGPLSDEQVARLRAIVTEFDAASVNELAEIEAVTVHDVKAVEYYIGRRLPAIGIENLTALVHFGCTSEDINNLSYAVGIKGAVEDVWLPNATALVKQIEAMAEANRSVPMLSRTHGQPATPTTLGKELAVIAHRLNRQLARIAKTEYLGKINGATGTYAAHVASVPSADWEAVAKTFVEGLGLTWNPLTTQIESHDWQAELYADMARFNRILHNVCTDIWSYISIGYFRQIPVAGATGSSTMPHKVNPIRFENAEANLEISNGLLDTLGATLVTSRWQRDLTDSSSQRNIGVAFGHSLLAISNVAKGLKALDVAEEVLAGDLNTNWEVLGEAIQMVMRAEAIAGVEGMENPYERLKDLTRGQRVDGARMQEFVQGLGLSADAEARLLALTPGKYTGIADKLVDHLQ from the coding sequence ATGGCTGAATCCCTCCGCGTGTCCCTCGCTTCCGAACCCCTCGCCCTTGGCGCCCTTGACGGCCGCTACCGTGCCGCCGTCGCGCCCCTCGTGGACTACCTGTCCGAGGCGGCGCTTAACCGCGATCGCGTTCACGTTGAAGTTGAGTGGCTCATCCACCTGACCAGCCAGTCAGTTTTGCCGGGTGCGGGCCCGTTGTCCGACGAACAGGTGGCCCGGCTGCGCGCCATCGTTACCGAGTTCGATGCTGCGTCCGTCAATGAACTCGCCGAAATCGAAGCCGTCACCGTCCACGACGTCAAAGCTGTTGAGTACTACATCGGACGCCGGCTGCCTGCCATCGGCATTGAGAACCTCACGGCTCTGGTCCACTTCGGTTGCACGTCCGAGGACATCAACAACCTCTCCTACGCTGTGGGTATCAAAGGCGCTGTGGAAGATGTGTGGCTGCCCAACGCCACCGCCCTCGTGAAGCAGATCGAAGCCATGGCCGAAGCAAACCGCTCCGTGCCCATGCTGTCCCGTACGCACGGCCAGCCCGCCACGCCCACCACGCTGGGTAAGGAACTGGCTGTCATTGCGCACCGCTTGAACCGCCAGTTGGCTCGCATCGCCAAAACTGAATACCTCGGCAAGATCAACGGTGCCACCGGAACGTACGCAGCCCACGTGGCTTCAGTCCCGAGTGCTGACTGGGAAGCCGTTGCCAAGACCTTCGTGGAAGGCCTGGGTCTCACGTGGAACCCGCTCACCACGCAGATCGAGAGCCACGACTGGCAGGCCGAGCTGTACGCGGACATGGCACGCTTCAACCGCATCCTGCACAACGTCTGCACTGACATCTGGAGCTACATCTCCATCGGCTACTTCCGCCAGATTCCGGTTGCAGGGGCCACGGGTTCCTCCACCATGCCGCACAAGGTCAACCCGATCCGCTTCGAGAACGCCGAAGCCAACCTGGAGATCTCCAACGGCCTCCTGGACACCTTGGGCGCCACGCTGGTCACCTCCCGTTGGCAGCGCGACCTCACGGACTCCTCCTCCCAGCGAAACATCGGCGTCGCCTTCGGCCACTCGCTGCTCGCCATCTCCAATGTAGCCAAGGGTTTGAAGGCCCTGGACGTTGCAGAGGAAGTCCTCGCGGGCGACCTCAACACCAACTGGGAAGTCCTTGGTGAGGCCATCCAGATGGTCATGCGTGCCGAGGCAATTGCCGGCGTCGAAGGCATGGAAAACCCCTACGAGCGCCTCAAGGACCTCACCCGCGGCCAGCGCGTGGATGGCGCCCGCATGCAGGAATTCGTCCAGGGTCTTGGCCTCTCCGCAGACGCCGAAGCCCGCCTGCTCGCCCTGACCCCGGGCAAGTACACGGGCATCGCGGACAAACTGGTGGACCACCTGCAGTAA
- a CDS encoding phosphoglycerate mutase family protein (identified by match to protein family HMM PF00300), translating into MKLLLIRHGQTPGNVAGQLDTAFPGPGLTELGERQAAALPEALADEAIEALYTSTLLRTHRTVAPLARATGLEPTILEGVHEIEAGALEKKTDHESHRRYMGTVFAWTDGDLDVRMPGAFSGHDFFARFDASVDKVAAAGHSTAAIVSHGAAIRCWAGRRATDIDTVFAETHQLPNTGIVALEGDPEGGWRVLHWDQIPVGGMALADRTAEDPTGEALQP; encoded by the coding sequence ATGAAGCTCCTGTTGATTAGGCACGGACAGACGCCCGGCAATGTGGCTGGCCAGTTGGACACCGCGTTCCCGGGCCCGGGACTGACTGAACTCGGTGAACGCCAGGCGGCCGCCCTTCCGGAGGCGTTGGCCGACGAGGCAATCGAAGCCCTGTACACCTCAACCCTGCTGCGCACCCATCGGACCGTAGCTCCTCTGGCGCGGGCCACAGGATTGGAGCCGACAATCCTTGAGGGTGTCCATGAGATCGAGGCCGGTGCACTGGAGAAGAAAACTGACCACGAATCCCACCGCCGCTACATGGGCACGGTCTTCGCTTGGACAGACGGAGACTTGGATGTGCGCATGCCGGGAGCGTTCAGCGGGCACGACTTCTTCGCCAGGTTCGATGCTTCCGTTGACAAAGTCGCAGCAGCGGGTCATTCGACGGCGGCAATCGTCAGCCACGGTGCCGCGATCCGCTGCTGGGCCGGGCGCAGGGCAACGGACATCGATACCGTGTTCGCCGAAACGCATCAACTCCCGAACACCGGGATCGTGGCACTGGAAGGGGACCCCGAAGGCGGATGGCGGGTGCTGCACTGGGACCAGATCCCTGTCGGAGGCATGGCGTTGGCAGACCGAACCGCCGAGGACCCCACGGGCGAGGCACTCCAACCCTGA